A stretch of DNA from Castor canadensis chromosome 2, mCasCan1.hap1v2, whole genome shotgun sequence:
TAGGCGTAAAAGACGGTTTCTCTGCTTTAATAATTTACAACCCCTTGAGGGATATGAGGGAAGGGAATGGGGTAGTAATGAGGGAAAGCCACAATTTGCATTATAGGAAATGAGGAATCCTTGAAGATTTCTGGACGACGATCTCTCCCTGAGAAATATTTTACTAGTGTACCTGGCAtggtggttcgtgcctgtaatcccagctactctggaggcagggattgagaggatagtggttcaaagccagcctgggcaaaaagttagcaagaccccatttcaatcaataagctggaaaTAAGCTATCATTCCAGTTACCCAGGAGGTGTAATTAAGATCAAGGTCTAGGCTGGCCCGGgtgaaaaatgtgagaccccatctgaaaagcaatgaaagcaaaaagggctgggggtgtggctcaagcagtagagtgcctggttagcaaatgtaaggccctagttcaaatgctactaccacaaaaaagaaaaaaaaattgcattttattAGCATCCTGTAGGTACAGAGATGCAGGTAGATTTGGGTTTTTGGAATGTGACTAAAGGGAGCTATAAGGAGAGTTCAAGGTCCCAAAGGAAGCCGGGGCCAGGAAAGGCTGCAGGAGAGATAGCAGACTCCTGAGTGGACAGAAAGGGCAGCTCCTGAGGGGAGAAGTGGTGTGCATGGAAGGCGGAGGGGAGCTGAGGAGAGGGGTCCCAGAAGATGCCAAGCTTACAGGGAAAGTACAGCTGGGGGAAATGGATGATTTGAAGCCAATAGCTTTGGCCTGGCGGTGCCCAGTGAGCAGCAAGAAATGCAAGAAAAGCTTGGGAGAGTAACAAGCAGAGCACTTGAAGGAGAGCAGGGTTGGGGTATGAGGCCCAAAGTCCCAGGCTGCAAGATGGCAGGGCTGCCACCCCTTGAGAGGTGTCATTTGAGGGACCTATGACATCCAAGCTGATGAGCCTGAAGTGTCACAGTGACCAGCATGTCACGCTAGGCATGGTTCCTCTTACAGCTCTGAACACATAGCTGTGCCACAAGCACCCGTATGCTAGAGATCAGAGGAGCGACGGCCACACAAAGAATCGCTTTTCTGTGGCCAGACATTCGGGTGGAAAACAGTCGGCGGTCAGTGCTGCCCACCTGCAGGAGGTGGCTTCTTACCTGGGAGAATTCAAGCAGCCATGTCTAATCTTAATTGATTCACAGAACCTGAATGCCTCTAGGTTAAATTCCAGTCAGAatcatctccctctctccttcctcctatgCTGAAAAAAGGGTTGGAAGCAAAGGCAGCCATCATAGACCAGCAACCCAAGGAATTCTGGGTAGATAGGAGACAATCATCACCACTGTTCATTGACTTATGCAATTAACtaagaaaaggaaagtgaagtGTAAGTGCTTGAAAACGGAAGCATCAGAACTAAGGAATTTCAATATAGCCACATTTAGAAtcgacattattttattttttggtgggactggtgttcaaggcctcacacttgcaaagcaggtgctctactgcctgagccacgtctccagtccattttgatctggttatttcggagattGGGGGGAGAATCTCCTGAAcaatttgcccatgctggcctcgaaccctgaaactccccatctcagtctcctgagtagctaggattataagcaagagccaccagtgtccagtttACATTACATGTCTTTTCATAACAGCTATAACcaagactggaggagtggctcaagtggtagagcacctgcctagcaagtgggaagccctgagttcaaactccagtaccaccaaaacaaaaccgcTATAGCCAAATAATAAGGGAAAAGCAATTCTGGGACTCAGGACTTAATTGAGTTTCACTTGCAACAACAGCACAAAAATTTGGTTTAAACAGAAAAGGAGTCCAGGTAGCTTCAGGCACAGCCAAATCACCAGGCTGGGGTAATGTCACCAGAACCGTTTCCTGCCCTCAGTCTCTGGAGTCCACCCTCTGCTCTTCTGAGCAGGCTCTCTCCACGCAGTGGGGACAGTCTCCCCTGACTGTGTCTGCAGAAACCCAGCAGCCGAGTCCTGTCAGCTTTGCTGAGGACTGCACTCTGGTATGCCAGGCTCTCCATCTCAGCGGGGACAAAGTGGATCCCACTGGAGCCACTTGGTGTAAGAAGAGAGGATTTGGGGCTGGggatggttcaaatggtagagtgcttgtctaccaaactcaaggccctcagttcaagccaaaaaggaagcaaacagacaaacaaaccaaaaaaaaaaaaaaaaaaaaagaaaaagaaaaaagaaaactgagggtTATCACAAGAAGTAATGACTTTGGGAAAGGCAAACAACTTCCTCCAGATTCTGTTACTAGCAGCACGGAAGCCAGAGGTGGAACTCGTCTGATAAAAAACAGAGCCCACCTAAAGAAAGCCATCGAGCCCGGAAGAAATAGGGCAGGAGTTTGTGTTTTTGGAAGGGAAGACACACAGTGTTATAAAAACTCATCTTTCTAAACCGATCCGTCCCTTCTGATCAAATCCTAAAGCAATATCTGAATTGATCTTTATGAGctgatttttaaagttcttaactCAGAAAAAGAGCCAaggagtttgttttgtttggtggtactgcttgctaggcaggtgctctaccacttgagccttacttccagccctttttgtttaaattattttttaaatggggtctcctgtttatgcctgggctggcctggaccttccTACTTACGCTTCccattgtagctgggatgacaggtatgggccaccatgatcagcttttgttggttgagatggggtctctcaaactttttgcctgggctggcctccaaccacaattctcccagtctctgcctcccaagtaggtaggattacaggcatgaggcatcaCACTTGCAGCCaagttttttgaaaagaaatgatgGTAAGTAGATTATTGCAgcacacatatgaacatattgGGGAATACAGAAATTTGAGACAGGGATATTAGGAGAGAAAAATTCTCTATTAGTAGAGGAAAGTAGAGAACATGGtcaaatcagtaaaaaaaaaaaaaaaaaagggaccgTCAATACACAATTTGGAGTCTTCCCCAATGCCTACGGTAGAGGAACTCTAGTATTCACCGGTGACCAAGAACACAGATGATTCAATAATCCCAGGACAAGGATGACTTCCTAAAGACCACCCAAATCCCAAACTCCATAAGGCAAACCTTTAGGCCGATGTGACACTGGCAAACTAAGAGCTAAGGTTCCTCAACCTTGGTGCAGATTTGGATTGGTACAgcctattttgaataatagcatCAAATTTTGATACATATGAACTCTAAGTCCGattctcttaagtttttttttttttttttgtgggactggggcttcatacttgcaaaacaggtgctttaccacttgatctcACCTTGggtccatttcgctctggttattttggagatgggggtctctcaagctacatgcctgggctggccttgaactgtgatcttcccaatttcatcctccctagtagctaagattacaggtgtgagccaccagcttctgGCTCTTTTTTAGGATTCTTGTACTGACATAATCCTGCCTGTCTGGAAGGGTACACACACAATCCACACAACGTTGTTTCCAGTAGCTTGAAAAAGGAGAAACACTCTAATATCCACAGCAATGGAGGGAGAGTTAAGCCAGGGGATTTTCTTATAGAATTCACTTCAACAGTGAGAACAGTGAGGCAGAGCGACATGCTTCCAAGAGAAGAGCCCATTACATTAAGCTGCTccaaactgggtatggtggttcacagctgtaataccagcattcaggaggctgaggcagaagaatcaagtttgaagccagcctgtgttacataacaagactgtctcaaaaaaaaaaaaaaaatcaaagaaaaggatCAGGACCAGGGCCAGTTTTACAAGTTCTGAGCATAATATGGCCAGGGAGGCTTGAAAGGGTGTCCTGTCCCTGTTAGTTACCTAGTCCTGGATGGGCTGACTGCCTGAGGAATGCAAGGTGGAAAAGAAGGGTTTTCATGGGATTGTGTGTTGATGAAATGTCTCAAACAAAGCACTGTTACTTGGTGTATATTTAAggagacaataaaaaaagaaactcatcaaAAACGGCACTGTTTGGGGATGAGAGTCTGGATAAGGGGGGAAGTTATGATTAAAATACTTGACAAATGGATGAAAATAGAGTggaacccattaaaattgttttaaataagaGGGAAGAAAGtaacagaggaggtgaatttgatcaagatacatcatatgcacatataaaatgtcacaatgaaacccctttgtacaattaatatgtgctaataaagaggaaaaaaattactaagaatAGTCTTATTGAGTCAGAGGAAaatcaagtattttttaaaaagataaatttattaaaaatttgcagctacttaaaatttattaaagtcagagaaaaatattaactCTACAAATTTATAAGTTCCAGAGATGAGGAATCACAGGATTTAGGTTTTAAAGAATTAGATTAAGGCTTCCTCCTGAAGGCTTTATGTCACCGTCCTTGTCACACTGGGACTTGGGCAGCTTAAAGGTCACTTGCTCAGAATCATGGCCATGGTAAGCAGGCAGCAGCATGTGAAATGGTGGAAGATGGGGGAGGCTTGTCCTCACTCTTATCCAAATGCAGTCAACAGCACACTTCTCAGTTCATGGAACGCAGTTTTCTGCCATTCTTTGGAACCATGAACCATCAGACCCTCACTCCTCCTTTCACAGAAGAGCTGCATCTGCACTGGTCCTCACACCTGAGTGCCTGCCCCTAGTTAAGACACTGGCCCTGTAGCATGTAGGTAAAAATGTCCCAGGGGAGGAGGTTTTCCTTAGTTCTTGTTCTCTCATTTAAAATTGTCACTTAGCTGGTAAAAGGGGTTAAAATTTTTAGAACTTATGTAACTGTGTCCAGAAATACATTAAGGCCGTTGCTAAAAAGCATGACAGGAAAGTCCAGATCAACCGTCTTCTCCAAAAAGTGAGTGGTAAGGGTGTCCTGAAGAACTGACAAAAGCCATCCTATAAGGGACAGAGAGGAGAATTAGACCCTAGCTCACCGTATACAGGAGGGGCGGGGGTGGTGGCGGTGGTGTACCTCAGTGGGccagtgtgtgcttagcatgtgcgaggcactggattcaatccccagcacaaaaacaaaacaccccccAAATGCACAGGAGGTTCTAGATTGTGCAATAAAATAATGCTTGTACTTAAAAGTGAGCACCAGGTAATTAGAAACCCTGGAGGAGCCAGGATTGTAAGAAGCAGTCCAACATGGTACACAGAACCAACTATTTAACTTTGTCAGGGActgctcaagtagcagagcacctgcctgtcaagtgcaaggtcctgagttcaaactccagtaccgccaaaacaaataaaactttgtTGTGTAGAGAAGGGTCACACTCAAAGTCGAGTGTGGGGGGTATATAAGTAAGcatgcttgtttctttttctttttaaaaaatatggaatgcttcactaATTTTTGTGTCATCCTTGACAGGAGCCATGCTAATCTGCTCTGTAATCATGCTCTTTTCTAAGCAAAGGACAGATGCCACTTTGGGAACTTCAAATTACTACATTGAAAAGTTATCACTGGAGACAATAAAGCCAGCAGCTCCAGCAAGGAAGGGACATGAACCCCAGGCTGTGGCATTTCAAtggcagagggaggagagggggagccCTAGTTAGCCAATTTGAgttcagcttttatttatttatttttggcagtactgggatttgaacgcaggACTTGGAGCTTGTGCGCTAGGCCTCCAGAAGAATTTCAGCTGCTTGATGTTGAGATGATTCCCTAGTCAGTGCTGATTAGCCAAAACAATGAGAAGAAGACCagattcccccctcccctcctcttcaggTGCAGAGAAGAACCAGGCTCAGGTGGGGTTCTCAGAAACTAGGCCCAGTGAGGGCCAATAAACACCAGGAATAACACTGGTGTCCCCACTAACGCTGACACTGCCTTTCCCTCCTCAAGTGGAATATTTGTCACCATAGTAGGTCTAAATGCAGACAGGAGGGCACATTTTGAATTAACAAAAAAACTCGCTGGTTTTAATAAGATTAAATTTATCCTACAACATGCCCTTTCAGTCTTGATTCAATTCTAATGAGGACGGGAGGAAAGAAACAGAGGTCTAGCTTGGAATCCAAGAAACCTTCGCTCAGCTTAGGAGCTGCAGGCCAAAGGCGGGGCCCTACACCCCGCCTACACCACAGAGATGGATGGAGGACTCCAACTGAAGCCTCGGACTGGAGGTCCCCGTGAGGGCAGATACAGTGCATAAGAAGTGAAGGAATCTGAGTCAGTGTCCCCTCAGGATGACCACACACACTTCCCCACCCCTCTATCTCATGGGTCTGGCCCTCTCCAAAGGTGTATTTAACAGGCAGTGGAGAGAAGGGAAAACTAAATCCACCCCGCTGGCGCCAGGTCATTGCTGACTGACTCCCCGGTAAATTCTACGCGAGCAAGGCAGACCTAACGTGGACTCTTACTGAAAGCCCCAGGCTGATTGAGGCTAGGTCAAGGTTAAAGCGTGTAGACCCAATTAGGTGGGAGCTTCCTAATAGCCCCAGGCCGGCTAAGGCTAGGTCAAGGTCAAAGTGTGCTGACCCGAGTACTTGGGCGCCTCCTGAAAGCCCCAGGACTAAGTCTAGGTGAAGGTCAGACCCCTGTATGCCCGCGCCTGCTCACCCAGCCGCCTTGAGCCTCCAGCCAGGCACGGTGCTGTCCCACGAGCCGAGCGCACAGCAAGGCCACCAGGCGCGGACAGTCCCGGGCAACTTCGTGGCGCGTCTTCCACTCGGCGACCACCGACGGCCCTCTCTCCAGCAGCGTCCCCGCGAAGGCCGCGAGCGTCACTACGCGGCCCCAGTTGAGGCCGCGGTTGTCGGAGAACGTAGCTTCGGCCATCCGCGCCATCAGCTCGACGCGATTGCCCTGGTAGCCGATGTAGCGGGAGAAGAAGGCCCAGTGGCGACGCCGTAACCGGGTGGCGGCGGCGCGCAGCACGGCGGCCTCGGGCGTGGACGGGGGCGGCTCGGGGGCGCCCGGCTCGGGCTCCCGGGCGCAGTACTGCAGGTAGTCGGTCAGCAGCCGCTCGGTGCGCTCCCGCAGCGGGTCCGCCATGCTCCAGCCTCTGCACCTGCCTCGCCCCCCGGCTTGTTTTCTAGACCCGCCTGGCCGCTTGCTTTTCCGAGGTCGGGAGAGGAGCCTTTGATGGGAATCCCACTTGCACCTGGAAGGTGCACACGTGTGTGCtgcattcactcattcagtcaCTCACCTGCACTGAGTCAGCCTGTGGGGTGCTAGGCCTACTCCCTCTCAGCCCTAGAGCTGTAATGGAGACCAAGGCCTGTGGTCCTCGACTCAAGGACTCTAAGGTCTAGAGTTGGGGGGCGGGGCACAAAGGAATGGGCCATTCATTGAATTTCAGTTAATTGTTACTGAAATAGTCCAAGTTCAGGTATTCAGTTCTTGGGAGGTGGTTGCTGCTTTTACTACCATTTCTATATGCTTAGAGATCTTTACTTTTTACCAGCCAATACTCTTTTCTCCAGTCCTGATAGACTAAATACATGTTACATTTAAAGTCCCTATTACTCTATAGCTTCCTTCTCGGACTAGACCCACACTGATGGTGAATTACTTAGCAGTCCAGTTCCCGAGTCCCTGCCCAGACTGGACACCACCAGGGGCCAGAAGTTTAAAATTTGGTTCCCCTGGACCATGCTCCATCTCTAGCCTTGGGGccattttgctttctctctctactCCCTGGTGTGTAGTAAAACCCTCAGTAAACATTTGCTCTGCAAACAAGTGACTACAGCTACCACTTACTTAAATGAGTCCACGGAACAGCTGGCCTGGCTGAGTTCTGACTGTGGCCCATCACCTACCTGAACAGGCAGCTCTGAAGGTGGGTCTGACATCCTCCCCCAGGCCCCCAGGTTTTTCCCACAGCTGTGCCAGCTATGATGGTGGAAGGGACTCTCTGAGGAGCAAGGCTCAGGCTGGGCCTGCAAAGCCAGAACCCCCACTGGGAGAAGGGGTGGTCAGACCGACAGCTTAGGGGAGGCACATACAGTCCCTCCAGAGTCAATGCACCTGCCTGCCAGACCCTGGCCACCTGCTTTACCCAGGAATGACTGTCTGAGGTGACCTTTTATTCCCCTAATAATGTATtcctgtatacacacacacacattactgggttgaactcaaggcttcatgcttgcacttgagccacacctctagcccatttctCTCTGAtactgggttttgctttttgtccaggctggcctagaccatggTCCTCTCATTTTAAGCTCCCCCCGCCCTTTGcgaggatgacaggcatgcaccaccatgtgcagctttttgccattgagatggggtcttacgaactattttgcccaggttagccctgaactgcaatccttcttaTCTTAGCaaaaaagtagctaggattacagatgtgagtcactggcgcctggctgctgctttttctttcttttttctttttttgagatgggggtctatcttgctcaggctagtctcaaactcttgGGTTCAAGccatcttcccctttctctctcctgagtagctgggactatagctgTGTATCACCATACATGCTATCTTTTGAATGAGGgattttctaaaacaaagaataaacctctataccactaaaaaaaaaaaaaacggaaaaGAATGgagtctgttaaaaaaaaaagcacttggtATTTTCTAGAAggaattaaatttcaaataaagacAAGATATTCTTTTGATTACAAAGGCATTATTATTCAAGACTGCCAATCAATCTGTCTATATAATTACAGTAGCAGTGCAATGCACAGGAATATAATTTATACAGACACACTCCACTTCAACCTAAGTGTTTTCAATAATACTACTAATAGGTTTTTTAATAAGTTCACTGTCCTGTGTTCCCACAGGAGGGCTTTGCTCCCTCTCAGAAGCATTTGTGTTACAAACATCATTCAGCCTTTCCCTGCAGTGAGGGCAAATGCCCTAGAGTGATACAGGATATATTCACATCACCCTACATCGCTGAGTCAGACATCCCATCCATACCATGCCTACCTCTGCTTCATTTATAATAGTTCACACAGACAAAAATGTCTATCTGAAGAAAGACAATAGAACAGGAGGCTGAAAAAGATACTTTtacaataaaaacacatttaaaaaaagtaattttgtgTAATTACATTTGgaattggaatttcttctttcacaGATCAATTGTCCTTCTCAGACGGTCTATAAAACCAGCACTTCTAGAGGAAGCTTCCAAGAGTCATAGTCCACACCAAGAGAAGGCAGATTGTAAAGTGCTCGAAAACCAAGGATGCCAGGAAATAATGTAGTAAtatggatttgttttctttttgggtgatactggggtttgacctcatggcttcctgcttgctaggtaggcactctatcacctgagccttTCCTGTAGCccttgttgctctggttattttggagatagggtctttctttttgtccaagccagcctggacctaTATTctgttttacacttcccaccatcactgggatgataggtgcatgccaccaagctcagcttttttctttgggagtttttatccaggctggcctggaaccacaatccctccgatctcagcctcccatgtaggttgggataacaggtgtgtaccactgcacccagctattggttgacttttttttgcctgggctggccttaaactgtgatcctcctgatctcaaccgcccaagaagctaggactacaggcgtgagccatcagctcTGGCAGAATGTTTTAAATGCTGAATCCTATTGGTAACAGAATGAGCTGAGACtaataaaattcagaatattCTTACAAATGGACAAATTTTAGAAAGTGTTCAAAGTGAAAAACACTGTGGTTAAAGGGGTTCTTGTAGTGCTGACGGCTAACGCTGGAGTATTTCTGGGGTGGTGGTTTTAATAGTGATACCGGAGCTGTGTTCTGGGTCTTGAGCTATGGAGTTGCTTCCTTAAGTTAACCCGCAGGAAACCCTCCACTCCTCTAGAAGTCATGGATATTTACAGGTGAAGATTTCATGTCTTATTCTCGGTGCATTCTGTCTCTGTGACATGATTAAGCCCAGACCTGTGAAGACACAAAAGATGGCTTTGAGTCCCTCAGGAGTGAATGACTTGTAAGACTTGAGTCACAGAGATGGAATCAgtctgttcacacacacacacacacacacacacactccgtGCAAAATGGTGTACTCACACCCTCTGTGCACCCAACTCCCCCTCCCTTAGCTAATGGCGTCCAGGGCATCTGTGGCCTCTCCACTGGGGATTGGTAACTTTTTTAGATTTGGGAACTGAACCATCTGTACCCACCCAGCTCACTGTGTACATCAACATCCTTTACTACCCACAAAGATGAACTCACTCACATGTAACTTTTTTGTTTCAAGATCTTTGCAAAACTCCTTTCATCTACTTATCCTGAAGCCAGACATTCAGTTTATTGTCTTTAGAAAAGATGCCCATGTCTCAGACAATACAGAACATCAAAATGACCGTGTACTGTCCGACAGGGTCTTCAAAACCCTCCCCTCTTCATGTCCAGCAATCTTAAAACTCTTATGCCATAAATACGTCCAATCCTGCTTAAGTGCCTCTATCCAAAGACCTGCCTTAAGCCAGACCCCAGTACCCTCATCCATGCCTCTCCTCTCCTGAGAGGTTACTAAGCCTCCGTCAGGTTTGTGATCTACTGCGAAGGTGAGTAATAAACTTTGCTTTATGAGTATTTTGGGCATATAAAGACTCGGCTATTGTGATGATATTTTGGGGCAGCCAAAGGTGTACAGACCCTGGAGTTTGAAAATCTAGTGGAAATCAGAGTTCTGTCTGGAACAACGTGAACAGACACTGGCAGGTCATTTTAGGGGCTTCCCAGGGTCTCCCAGGGTCTCTGCAGGCCTTCCAGGGTCTGTGACCCCACACAGCAAGGTCAGTAATAGCAGTAAGAATCTATGGTGTGCCAAAGGCTAGAATCATAAGAACTAGACTTTTAGGGTCAAAAGGAACATTCTGGATTATCAaccccctgccccccttcccccgACTCCATGATGGGATCTAGTTGTCTAAACTCTGAGTGAACACCTGTGTGGATGCGGTCTCCCGGCCTCCCAGACAAGCCCGTCCTGCTGCTGCAGGCAGGGCTGAAGGCAGGGCCATCTGGCTGATGGCCGGCTCAGCTCTGCGGGCCCCTCTGCCCTAAGGAGGCCAGCACCCCTCCTCTCACATGCACTGAACTAGAAACGCAGCTCACTCTCAGGGTGTGATCCCACGAGCCCGAGCAGAAAGCAGTCCCGTCAGGGGACACGCGCAGAGTGCTGACACGGTTCTCATGTCCAAACAGGATGGAGACTCGGGAGCCCTTGAGAACATCCCACACGTTGATGGTGTAGTCGTTGTATCCAGCGAAGAGCAGGCGACCTGGAAGTGGGCGACAGGATGGTGATCACACtggctccttccttcctgtttctcttttcatGACTGTCACTGTCACTCACGCACCATGCATTAACTCATTtgctcatccattcattcataagCAGGGATTTCAGCCCACTACGTGCCAGCCGGTGTGCTTTGCCTTTGGGATTCAAAGAGGAGAAAGTACAGTTGCTGTCCTCATGGAGGACGTGGGGAGAGGAGTAAGTCACTGTAGCATCGCATGCTAAGAGCCAGGCTGTAGGGGACTGGGAGTATAACATGCCATGGGGCCACACAGGAAGGAGGCTAGAGGTGGCACTGCAGACACAAacagctc
This window harbors:
- the Bcl2l10 gene encoding bcl-2-like protein 10 — its product is MADPLRERTERLLTDYLQYCAREPEPGAPEPPPSTPEAAVLRAAATRLRRRHWAFFSRYIGYQGNRVELMARMAEATFSDNRGLNWGRVVTLAAFAGTLLERGPSVVAEWKTRHEVARDCPRLVALLCARLVGQHRAWLEAQGGWDGFCQFFRTPLPLTFWRRRLIWTFLSCFLATALMYFWTQLHKF